The following proteins are encoded in a genomic region of Chiroxiphia lanceolata isolate bChiLan1 chromosome 18, bChiLan1.pri, whole genome shotgun sequence:
- the RTN4R gene encoding reticulon-4 receptor, translating into MKRAIAEGSKLLILVLCLNIQSEVESCPGACVCYSEPKITISCQQQGLTAIPTEIPIQSQRIFLHNNRITLVRSTSFTSCRNMTILWIHSNNISLIEPGAFYGLNKLEELDLSDNTNLKSINPVTFRGLVHLHTLHLDRCGLLELSTGLFRGLFSLQYLYLQDNNLQTLLDDTFIDLANLTYLFLHGNKIKSLSENVFRGLINLDRLLLHQNRVSLVHRRAFHDLGKVMTLYLFNNNLTVLTGDTMAPLVSLQYLRLNSNQWICDCQARSLWNWFKQFKGSSSELECHLPPRLAGRDLKRLQSSDLEGCVDSFNQIRTSVFSTKTRLGKLPTGIPPLGSHDGSSKCCQPETDKSFIYEAKGKAGPSSHSSRSSNNHLKEKENMSKPKYMETDPSKNGSNKQINDSPFGTFPSIVDPPLTKLRPEFLEPIEPSTVPTKKRQGCSKKNRSKAQCRLTQQGNSSTLQLSLSLSLLIPPLVWSLLLFC; encoded by the coding sequence GAAGCAAACTGCTGATTTTGGTGCTTTGCTTGAACATCCAGTCAGAAGTGGAGTCTTGCCCCGGGGCCTGTGTATGCTACAGCGAACCCAAGATTACAATAAGTTGTCAGCAGCAGGGACTGACAGCAATCCCCACGGAGATCCCCATCCAGAGCCAGCGCATCTTCTTGCACAACAACAGGATAACCCTCGTGAGGTCCACCAGCTTCACCTCCTGCCGCAACATGACCATCCTTTGGATCCACTCCAACAACATCAGCCTCATTGAGCCTGGAGCCTTCTATGGGCTCAACAAACTGGAGGAGCTGGATCTCAGCGACAACACGAACCTGAAATCCATCAACCCCGTCACCTTCCGGGGGCTTGTTCACCTCCACACCTTACACCTGGATCGCTGTGGGCTCCTGGAGCTCTCCACGGGGCTTTTTCGAGGGCTGTTCTCCTTGCAATATCTCTACCTTCAGGATAATAATCTTCAGACCCTGCTGGACGACACCTTCATAGATCTGGCAAACCTCACCTACCTGTTTTTGCACGGGAACAAAATCAAGAGCTTGTCGGAGAACGTCTTTCGGGGGCTTATCAACCTCGACCGGCTGCTCCTGCACCAGAACAGGGTCAGCCTGGTCCACCGGCGGGCCTTCCATGACCTCGGGAAGGTGATGACCTTGTACCTGTTCAACAACAACCTGACGGTGCTCACGGGGGACACCATGGCCCCCCTGGTGTCCCTGCAGTACCTGCGCCTCAACAGCAACCAGTGGATCTGTGACTGCCAGGCCCGCTCCCTCTGGAATTGGTTTAAGCAGTTTAAAGGATCCTCCTCGGAGCTGGAGTGCCACCTCCCCCCTCGCTTGGCAGGGAGAGACCTCAAAAGGCTGCAGAGCTCCGACCTGGAAGGGTGTGTTGACTCCTTCAACCAGATACGAACAAGTGTCTTTAGCACTAAAACCAGATTGGGGAAACTCCCAACTGGGATCCCCCCTCTCGGTTCCCACGATGGCTCCTCCAAGTGCTGCCAGCCAGAAACAGATAAGTCTTTTATTTATGAAGCAAAAGGCAAGGCAGGGCCTTCTTCCCACAGCAGCCGCTCGTCCAACAACCACCTCAAGGAAAAGGAGAACATGTCCAAACCCAAGTACATGGAGACGGACCCTTCGAAAAATGGCAGCAACAAGCAGATAAATGATTCCCCCTTTGGGACCTTCCCCAGCATTGTAGACCCTCCTTTGACCAAGTTGAGGCCAGAATTTCTAGAGCCTATTGAACCTTCCACAGTTCCAACCAAAAAGAGGCAGGGCTGCTCTAAAAAGAACAGATCAAAGGCCCAGTGCCGCCTCACCCAGCAAGGGAACAGCTCCACGTTACAGCTCAGCCTCAGCCTCAGCCTTTTGATTCCCCCCTTGGTGTGGAGCTTACTGTTATTCTGCTAA